Proteins from a single region of Dictyostelium discoideum AX4 chromosome 5 chromosome, whole genome shotgun sequence:
- the GP138A gene encoding cell surface glycoprotein gp138, producing the protein MKIILILSIFLICFLQLGQSVIDPSQNEVMSDLLFNLYGYDKSLDPCNNNYVECEYINTTSTIQTVKSLSLGAPLHQYVITQDLTPLQNLTSFEVNEKIYLTSSFFNYINKFSQLERIVTYSLNLTIPDDTIFPAIFETFTIYKPSVPLSKVIFESPIKNLYVDSPLTGYSIPTLVNVNPYLGNLQLPVTYYSGFPSNLSQAFPNLQYLAIYVNNDMNQNNYHNFSISNIGVFKNLKGLDIEFTDSDNPQEFSIHSFLSNVPIIDNLYIYGQGVTIDPSVGIIDLSYINPKTFLKIQIQQTSLLNNCKGIILKSPKKASFNSYYNTFSYECIDFSNIADFSDYYNDYEQYLPNIDNAPLLTGVDIYQSVVVGDIPESYCRINYLSLYYNQLNGTVPSCIQCLGGVKGGDIVLPNPFLNFNKTTEPYCPTFKIDENYTHLVATDGTEKLIITGTNLGWDGNDITPIIANSKLGITIPKGVGTNKSITVTFQNGEQRTFNYSYVPPFIKSYGFLELDGHKYFTINGTGFDFVDSNNITINDQQITFDNAMGGGDNDGLIIFPIDELPNFATESKFTVSALVGGQSSNEVTFYYFNSINITEEKLVLNNTGGSVDINGSFGTNNTSLVSVSINGTNCLVTSYTNSKLTITYPSNQVGDNYVLTLNVGGYAVNLVVEYIEGGETPTPSTTPSTTPSTTPSSTPTQSPDDDGSTSSTLSTSFYLITLLFLIQQFI; encoded by the exons atgaaaattattttaatattatcaatttttttaatatgttttttACAACTTGGACAATCAGTTATTGATCCATCTCAAAATGAGGTCATGTCAGATTTACTATTTAATTTGTACGGTTATGATAAGAGTCTAGATCCATGTAACAATAATTATGTTGAGTGTGAATATATCAATACAACAAGTACCATTCAAACTGTTAAATCTTTGTCTTTAGGTGCTCCCTTACATCAATATGTAATCACTCAAGATTTAACTCCACTCCAAAATTTAACCAGTTTTGaagtaaatgaaaaaatttatttaacttcatccttttttaattatattaataaattctctCAACTTGAAAGAat agTTACATATTCTCTTAATCTAACAATTCCAGATGATACAATTTTCCCAGCAATTTTTGAAACATTTACTATTTATAAACCTTCAGTTCCATTAAGTAAAGTAATTTTTGAATCACCTATTAAAAACTTATATGTTGATTCCCCTTTAACTGGTTACAGTATTCCAACTTTAGTAAATGTCAATCCATATCTTGGAAACCTTCAACTTCCAGTAACTTACTATTCAGGTTTTCCTTCAAATTTGTCTCAAGCATTCCcaaatttacaatatttaGCCATCTatgtaaataatgatatgaatcaaaataattaccACAACTTTTCCATTTCAAACATTggagtttttaaaaatttaaaaggttTGGATATTGAATTTACTGATAGTGATAATCCTCAAGAGTTTTCAATTCATTCATTCTTATCAAATGTtccaataattgataatttatatatttatggTCAAGGTGTAACTATTGACCCATCAGTTGGTATTATTGATCTTTCATACATTAATcctaaaacttttttaaaaat acaaattcaacaaactTCATTATTAAACAATTGTAAAGgcattattttaaaatcaccaaAAAAAGCTTCTTTCAATTCTTACTATAATACATTTTCATATGAATGTATTGATTTCTCAAACATTGCTGATTTTTctgattattataatgattATGAACAATATTTaccaaatattgataatgctCCATTACTCACTGGAGTTGACATATATCAGTCTGTT gttGTAGGTGATATTCCTGAATCATATTGtagaataaattatttgtctCTATACTATAACCAACTCAATGGAACAGTACCATCATGTATTCAATGTCTTGGTGGTGTCAAAGGTGGTGACATAGTATTACCAaatccatttttaaatttcaataaaactACTGAACCATATTGCCCAACTTTcaaaattgatgaaaattaTACACACTTAGTAGCAACTGATGGAactgaaaaattaataattactgGTACTAATTTAGGTTGGGATGGAAATGATATAACACCAATTATcgcaaattcaaaattaggTATTACCATTCCAAAGGGTGTTGGTACAAATAAGAGCATTACTGTAACTTTCCAAAATGGTGAACAAAGAACATTTAATTATAGTTACGTTCCTccttttattaaatcatatGGTTTTTTGGAATTAGACGGTCATAAATATTTCACAATAAATGGTACTGGTTTCGATTTTGTGGATTCAAATAACATCACTATTAATGATCAACAAATTACATTTGATAATGCAATGGGAGGAGGTGATAATGATGGTTTGATAATATTCCCTATTGATGAATTACCAAATTTTGCTACTGAGAGTAAATTTACAGTATCTGCACTTGTAGGAGGTCAAAGTTCAAATGAAgttacattttattatttcaactCAATCAATATTACTGAAGAgaaattagttttaaataatacagGTGGTTCAGTAGATATTAATGGTTCATTTGGTACTAATAATACATCATTAGTTTCAGTCTCAATCAATGGTACCAATTGTTTAGTTACATCATACACAAACTCAAAATTAACAATTACATATCCATCAAATCAAGTTGGAGATAATTATGTTTTAACTTTGAATGTTGGTGGTTATGCAGTTAatcttgttgttgaataCATTGAAGGCGGTGAAACtccaacaccatcaacaacaccatcaacaacaccatcaacaactCCAAGTTCAACACCAACCCAATCacctgatgatgatggatcAACATCTTCAACACTATCAAcatctttttatttgattaccttgttatttttaattcaacaatttatttaa